The genome window ttATAATGTCAATATAGaaaatgtgtgatttataatgtgttttatattCAAAACCatttatccaattaattatgTCTCATATTTTGTATCGCATTTTGAAGTATATCTTTTGATTTCTCTTtcctagtaaaaaaaaataattattcctCCCATATTtgtaagttttgttttatactttttttgaaagattttataaatttttattaataattaatttattttttattataataacaatgttATTGTTTGTAATTaagcttatttgattttaaatagtAATGCCAAatccttgtggtctagtgacacctggttgcactcccatatgaaagGGGTGAGTTTGAGTCTTAATGGaagcgatattggctctttgtgtcggtagtactcaaaaaatagtaatatttattttaataaatcaataattattatgatttatttatGAAGGCATTAAAAGAGATAATTGTCACTTGTATACCAAAACTCAATTTTACTATGATAAGATGGACttaatttatatacttatttgAACAGTACAGTTGACTTGATCCATAATGTATGCTAATTTATATGATCTTCAAATTCGTACAAATTGTTATAGAAACATTAAATAATGCAAGTGTTGATATTTCGTGTCAAATAATTTGTCCTGGAAGTTGAACAATCTATTGacattatcatcattatttttttgttattataaaaattcattatatccttgattatactttatatttaataaaattattattcaattaataaaataaaatgatacaatatattgtttttgttaGACCACAAGGTGTCCTAAACAGCCTTAATTGTAGGAGGAACCTCTCTTAAGAGATGAGTGACGAGAGTGCACAACCACTCACACCAATTCAATCAAGTtggtttacaattttgttaacTATATCCGaacagtagtagtagtagtagtattattattattattattattattattattattattattacataataatctAGAGCTTTCATTATCAacgtacattttaatatatactcattattaatttgacatttaatgttttttcaactgaaaagaaaaaaagaaaaaggaaaaggaaaaaatgagCTTAATATATTCATGTCGGTCCAATCTTGTAATGGTCATTAAAATCGCCTTGCGCCGCAGGTTGCCTCCCAACCACACCAAAGAAGAATTTGTCATCCATGCATGcatcattaattaacaacaCAACAttatacaataattaattaattatttaatggcATTTTAATAACTCAAGTTGGCCATACTATGCAATAGCAGTGGTAgagtttgaaattttaaataggGAGTCAGAGCtataacacaatatatatatatatatatatatatattgtatataatacacaaaaaaaaattatctttttctttttttaattgtgtGCAATCATAGAATATGACTTCTCAACAATTGTAagtgtttataaatatatacaatggATGCTTTATTAAAAACATTCTTTGGATTTAGGTTTATCggtgaaaataaattttaatttttatgctTGTGTATTATGACTAGTTGCAAATATGTGCAATGCGCGGTAAAAATgtttaatgaataaaaataataatttttttattatatacataaaacccatatcaatatattaaacaaattaatgaaTTTACTAGTACATAAAACTATTCCTCTAGTTTCATAAAGTCACTACATACACTAGCTAGTATAAGTTCATAAAATCATTATTGCATTTTATAAAGCTGCTAATGTTAGTTCATAAAATCACTATTGCAAATTCAAAAAGGCACATTCATATAATTactattacatatttaaaagtCATTATTGTAAGTTCACAAAATCACTACACTGAAAAAGTGTAAATTCATAAAGTAATTACTGCATGAAGCTAAGTTATTGGTATGGGTTCATAAATCACTAGTACATGTTCATAAATCCGTTATTGCATATTATAAACATGGAAGGTACAATTGAAAAGCCATCCAATAACATtgtattatgttttttaaagaataatattattttataatttttttaaaataattttttagaagGAGCTACATTATGTATGGGAGAAGAGTATATTGAGTTATCCAAGTGTTAGATTATGGACTACGAATATGTATTTGCGTGTAATTAATATGGGAAGGAGTTGACAATATAAATTATAGAGCAGTTGGCGCATATATAGGGCATAAGCTCTTGCGTTATAGGTAGTTGGTGATGATCGCCACGTAGCATTTGGTCCGAATCAACGGCGGATGGGTCTCTTTCAATCCTGGATGGGTACAGCGACATGGAAACAACTACATAATACATTAAATTAATGTTTGCCGATCTGTCGGTGTCCGGTCTGGCTGCTAACTCAAACGGTTGAATTGAAGCATGCATGACGATTgatatgaatgaatgaatgcaAGAAGATCGAAGAATTCCTCTAGATGCATACTTTAATCATTAGGCACCATATCTATAAAATTCTAGGCTGCCTTAATTATCATATCCCCAATCTTTTTCCATTTTCTGCACAACTTTGTAATCTTTTAAGAACAACATCTTTGTTAGGTAAAAGAGCATGTttgaatgtaaaaaaaaaaaaaaaaaaaaaaaaaaaaaaaaaaaaagagattaatTACGCNNNNNNNNNNNNNNNNNNNNNNNNNNNNNNNNNNNNNNNNNNNNNNNNNNNNNNNNNNNNNNNNNNNNNNNNNNNNNNNNNNNNNNNNNNNNNNNNNNNNNNNNNNNNNNNNNNNNNNNNNNNNNNNNNNNNNNNNNNNNaaaaaaaaaaaaaaaaaaaaaaaaaaaaaaaaaaaaaaacagagattAATTACGCGTTATGATGACACAACACCGTCTAGTTGCGCATGGTGCGCGTAACACCCATGATATAGTTACGCTGTCCTTTCATCCTTATCTCTATGTGCAGGTctaaaaatagtttaaattacTGCAAATTCAATTGTTTTTCTTTCCTACACGGGTTCATGTTCACCTCACCATCTCTCTCCTCCATCTTGGTTGACAAAAATCTCCTAAAAACCGCAAATGAATTAGTCTAACATTGTTTTTATTCATCTTCATTTCAACTCTGCAATTTtctcacaattttaaaaattgatattattattattattattattatatcacaACGTTTGtaatttaacaatatatatatatatatatatttttacattcTTAAGCATTCAACTCCatcttcaaaatataatattataatgatattatttacatttaaaataattataaaatgatagaagtaaaaataaaaagtaaaaatttagCCATGAAAAGTCAAAAAGTGACCGAAAGCTAGCACACAGTACTTTGCAAGTCTTTCAAAAAGATGCATTACACATTTACACATAGGGTTAGaaacttaaaagaaaattaaattaaattctagTGTAGCTTTGATTGCAAGCCCTAGAAGGGTTTATTTGAAATACTGCAAATTATCTATTGCACGCTATGAGATATAAAGagtaaattatacggagtatttttttttaaacaaaaaataatataaaagtaatttattaatgaaCCAAATATgcaacattataattatattttgaataaagataagtaaagacAACATACACTGCTCAAAGTCAGACACAGAATATGCAGCTCGAACAAAACAATGAGTTACCATATTCCCAAACTTTTTAACAAACTCAACACGTACATTCACCATCATGTTACAAGCTTCATGCAATCACGTAATATTACCCCTACATACGACATATCCTTGCATTACATACACATTCggtatatattttgttttgatgaAATAACAAGAAATTATTTGTGAAATATAATTGAAACACGTAATGAAGTTTGGAACTTATAAGTGTTGTGTGTGTGGTTGAAACCATAAAACCCAAATCcccaattttaaattttcacacTTTCTCAGTTCTCCCTGTTTCTCTCATAGTCGAATAGGAGACACATCCTTGCATACTGCATAGTAGCAGGAATGCATGTGGTGGAGTGTAACATTTGATTGATCAATAGTTGATCTTGAgtttttatcttaatttaaaaaaaaaaaaacaacttttgATTGAGGTCAAATATGCTTGTTGTTGTCACCACCTACACACTTGTTGTGACTTATGAATTACGACTGCAACTGTtcatctattatatatatatatatatatatgagttcccaatttaatatttattagtttagTTGTGATATTTAATTCAATTCTTATTGGATTTTATTAGGTAGGTTATCAAAATTGAGAGTTACATTCTAAATGACGTACGTAACGTCTTCATTTTTCCTACAGCTATTTTGTCTTTTTTcgttaaacaaataattttgttctcttatttttgaaaagattattaaaaatgcaagtaataataaatattttttggcATAATAATCGATAAATATATAATGGAGTCATAGAGCATAGGCCCAATATCAATTAGGCTAGGGAGGGGATATCCAATGGCTAATTGGGTATCAAAGTCCATCGGTAATGTTTTGGAGCCTAAATTGGATTGAGATATAAAGTTTGAGAGTAAGAGCGCAATAACTGAAGGGATGAAGAGTCGATTTAGGCAAATAGGGGTAGGTTTAAGAGTTAATATGTACAATACActaagttaattattttactttgtgGGTCTCAATAAAAGTTTTAATATCAAAAAGTTTTActtctatcattttaaaagttttataagAAGAAATAAAAGTTAGGAATAGAATTTGGGAGGGTAAATGTGAACAGTATTTTCCCAAAATTAATGTCTTGCTCTATCACAGtagttatactgtggaccatgttctataatgcattgtggaccatgcatcatggctgatactgctgtgttgaacggatactgtagttgtgttgaaagagaattgcagttgcacggaatagAGACCGTTTTATccgtctgaaactgcagttgtgttgaacggatactgcagttgtgttgaactgatactgcaatgtgttgaatggatgaaacgacatctgttccgcgcaactgcagtccctttcaacacaactgcagtatcaatttaacacaattgcaatatacgttcaacacaaatgcagtatCAGAGGCTCTATCAAAATCGGACCAGACAGTCAGACACCGTGGCTGCGTGGCATACGTGGAATCTATAGATTCTTATTCTCCCCGAAACCGCTCGCCAAACCAACTGCTTACACGCAAACTCTTTTTGCTTTTATCCGAAGTCCCGAAAACCCAAATCGGAATTCTCAGAAACCATAGCTCAATAAACCTCCAATGTCTGAACCCAAATCAGAGCCATCATCAATCTCGGTTTCAGGTAATACTTTCATCTCAGTTCTTTAATTTTCACTTCTTGTTTCACGAGAACGTACTGCATGCCCTTGGATTTAGATTCTATTCAGAAATCctagattaatttttttattatttaaaaaatccaCTTTTTACAAGATCATGAACATGCCCTCAATGTGTTTGTGCGTATGTCTGTGTAAGCGCAAGTGTGTGTATTGTTCAGTGGTGACTATCACTATGATATTCCTAATGTTTGGCAGAGAAGGGAGTGAAAGCCCCCAATGTGTTTGTGAGAGTGAAGGAAGAGTTCGAGGCAGTGTTACATAGTCACGGTGAGAGTCATGGGAAGCGCACGGATTTGGATGAGAAGCCGCCAATGAGTGAGGTGAAAGCGCCCAATGTGTTTGGGAGGGCTAAGGAGGAGATTGAGGCTCTTGTGCAGACAATTCATACCAAGAAGGAATCCGGTGGATCGGATTCATGTGAAGAACTAaggttgttttttttgttgttcAGTATGTTGTTTTAGACGAGATATCTTTGGTTGAATTGACAGGGTTATGTTTTCGCGTTTTGCTTGCAGGGATTCAAGTTCTAACTCAGGTATGAAGTCTGCTACAATTGATATGCATTTCCGGTAGTATATATACATTGTTATAGGCCTCAAATTTTAGTTGTTCAAATGtgaaattagtaattgtgttgCGTTTTGGTGGTTTGAGATGCTATTTATCTACTGCACACTCGAACAATATAACTTTGACAGAAACTCCAAAAGAACAATGTCAAtaagaatgcagcacaaagttTAGATCTTTAGTGCTCAAAGGTTTAGGGAAAGATATTAGCATACCTATCTTCCATAGATTTAACACGGGTAGAGAACTTAGTAGAAATTTGAGAATACTTCTTCATATGTTGGCTTTAAATAGGACCCCTCTCGGtggctaatttatttattttgagtaaCACTTTGTCCATTTCTGGTTGACATGGAGTTTGGTAAATGCCTATGCTTTACTTTCATGGTATCAAAGATGACTCAAAGTTTTGAAGCAAATAACATGTCCCATGATGATGAATAGTTTTAAAGCACAGTTCCTTTCTTCTGCTTTAGATCATGAGAAGATAAAATCGTGCTAATATCTGGACACTCTAAATACACTTATGGAAGGGAGTTAATTGTTccatttgtttaattatttagcGTCTATGATCCAAGGTTTATCTATTGTGGATTATCCTTTGACATTGCTTGGACTCTGAGTTTGTAATCTTCCATTTTTCTCTACTGTGTTTATATTTGCGTAGAGAAGGATGCTAAGGGGCCGAGCTGGATAGAGAAGTCTAAAAAAGAGATGGAAGATCTCGTGAACAAGATGAAGTCACCGCGCTCTCATCACCATCATCGTCATCATACAGAAACTCACGGAATGAGTGATGACATTGACGAGAACACCCCAATGAGTCAAGTCAAAGGCCCAAATGTATTTGCACGAGCCAAGGAAGAAATCGAGGCCATTGTTGAAGCTATTCACCCGAAGAAAGAAGGAAGATGAGGATTGGAAACCATCTGCTCCCCTTCTCGACGGAAATGTTTATTGAAGGTTTAGTTCTCCTGTCCTGGTAGTCATAACaaagattgatatatatatatatatatatatcccaatGGAGGTTGAATTTGATCAACGTATAGCGTCATTTATGACAATGGAATACTCAGATATATCCATGGTAACAGAACTATTCTCTCTCAAGTCTGGACATGATTGATTCCTAGAGTTCCATAGCTTTTCAGTTCCTGCTTTGCCCCCTTTATATCAACATCACCATGATATATTAAATGCTGGATATGAGTCAAGGTTTTGAAGTTTTGATGACTTAGGGATTGGGTGGTCATGTATCATAACTTGGTTGTTGACATGATTCTTTTTATAGCTGTGGTTCTTTGAATCAATTCTTTGGCTAAAAACTCTAAGGTCCCACTTACCCACCTACCATCAGATCATACCTTTAATCATTATTCATGACTCACCCTGGATCTGTGGCTCTAAACCACACACTTCATCAACTCTGATCTGAATTGATGACTAGGCATATTTACCATCCTACACTTATTTTATCCACACCACAAATTATTGAGTCAATCACAAATTCCTATCCTGTCATACCTTATCTTGTCTCATGCTGTCCCTTTGTCATTTTTCTCAGAGATGAGTCAAGCAATGTGTTTTCTCAAttatttacctcaagcttaacaGGATACTAAACTTAACTCTCTGAACTGTCACCCGAAAATCCCCTCCCAACACCTACTTGTGAATGTGCAACTTTATATACTTGTGAAATAGTCAATGCCAGCTTTTGGTAGCAGGATGCTAGATTCGACTTTTCAAGCCGTTGCCCAACATAATCATTCCAAGGAATGATCACCAATTCGGTAgcatgaaaatgaaaaacagaACATAATGAAACGCAGGATACGAAAGGTAAAAGAAAGCGCGTATTTACATGTCTTTtctttaaatatacataaatattaattgggCGAGTTTCCGTAAGTTTCACTTTTGAAACGTGAAAATACATGTTCATCCTTGAGAGTTTTTGTGCATCATAGATCGGTAATACTCTAGTGATCTTAAAACAACAGAAAATTTGACTTGGGTAATAAGGACTAGCATTCACAAACTACTTTATTGTTGCTCACTGTAAGCCTGTACATTGTTGGGGGGACATTAGCAAAGTTCAAAAGGTAAATTTCAATTCTTCACTTCCAGATCTTCCTCTTGTGAAAAGAATTAACACAAGGAATGAATACCCATTAATTAATCCAGGAGGGATCCCACACTGCTTTCTTCACTGCTGCACAAAAACATTTTGGACATTAGCAAATTTTAAATGCCATAAAAGTTAGCCAAAGTAATCTTGGCATGAATGGTAACTATACCAGATAGCCTGTGGCACTAAGCCAGGACAGTCGTCTTGCTCCACCAAGTCTCCAGCCAACATATCCTCCAACTCATAAACAATGTTGTTTTGGTGTTCAGCTGTTACTATGTTTTCATAAATCATATCCTCCTCCTCCATGAGCTTCTCCCACGCGAAGAAATTCTCACAATTCATCTCTGGATTAGATGCCTCAGAGAAAACGTTCGCCTGTTGCTCCTCAACCGAGCTGTTTGATTCGACAGCGTTGAAAAGCATCGGGACCCCTGATTCATCATCTACCCATGCCTGAGCCACGAGAGGTTTCACATCAACACTTTCATTAGCGGTGGTAAAAATCATGTCATCAGCAGTACTTCTGGCCTTCGCCAAAAGTTCATGGCTTTCTGAGGCAGCCAATCTTCTCTTCTTCGTTGCTTCACAGCCTCTCAGTGCAGCATTCTGCTTCATTTTCCCAATCAAACACTGAACAAAGAGGGGATTCTTTAACACTTTAGCCATGAAAACTACCATACGCTTTTGCCTAGTCTCAGCGCGCTCTAATTTTTCTTTGATGCTGGTCAAATAACTTTCTGTTGTCTCTTGTTGTTGCTTTAGCATCATCACTTCCGTCTTCAACGTGCTCTGATCAGTTCTAAGCTTGTGTAGCTCAACCTCTGCCCCATTCCTACAAGCTCCTACCCTATTTTCCGCCCCTCCTTGCTGCTGCATCGCGGGATGATTGTGTTGCCTCCTCCTCTTGATATACTTGAGCAAATGCTTCTTCCCTTTCTGAAACCCTTCATTTGCAAATTCCCATCTGCCTGAATCAACTTTCCTGAATTTCTAAACCCATAGCACAATAACAAAAATTCCAGTCATACACAGTCCACACAACTCAATTAGACATTCCTAAACTCCAAAACCTGAAAACTGGATAATATATTTGCCTTAATGCAAGCAATTCCAGTCAAGATCAGactgttgacttgataatcacaagactacaagttcaactcccgATGGGGCAGTCTATTGCCGATCATGTATGAACAAGCTAAGCTGGTTACATCATTGTGGTCTTTTACCGGCTAGGTCAGGAGCGGGGTTAAACCTTACTAAGTGCACACTCGGATACTGGTTGCGGGTTTATCTCTTCACTCAAAATTTGCCCTAAAGCAACTCAATTCAGCTTTATCTAGCTAGCTAGGATCAAATTCACCTAATTGTAATTGTTCTTGCCACATGACTACTACAAATTTACAATGAAGCATTGGAATaacaaaatacacaaagacTAAAAACATCATAAGTCACTAAAGAATCCAGATAAAGCTCAGATTTGTATATTATCACAAAACATCCATTGATGAATACTCACATAGGTATTGAGCTGGCGAACGAAGCTAGAGAAGTTGGCGTGCTTGAAGTGTTGGGGAAGAAGCTCGGTGGCGAACCTGTGTGGGTCCCAAACAACAAAGCTCTTCTTAGAAGCTCCCCAAGCGATAATGGCGTCCGTGTTAGGATCATCCACCATGGCAAATGTCTTGCTCAAAAATGGCGCCGGACCTCCCACCCCCTTCACCCCTTCCATTGATCTCAACCCTCCATTCCCACCATCATCACACTCATCCACAACAACCACTTCCGCCTCTACTTTCACAGTaaccccgccgccgccgccgccgtcgatTCCCGAGCTCTCCGCCACCATTTCGGGCGGCGCAAAACGACCCTCGCCGCGATTTTCGATTTCTTGAAATGGGTTCGAGCGATTCAGCTCAGAAGAGCCGCCATTGAAggagaaaattgaaaaagaagatTGGTTACGCTGTTGAGAAGGGGTTAGCTGGCGGTTTTGCTTAACCAACGACGTTGTCGTATGTATAATACGGTAGGGGCGTTGTGGATGACGCGCGGAGGAAGCGCGTGAGGGTGTGCGTTGTAGGAGTTGGTTGAAAGGTGGACAAAATAGGAAAAAGGGATTCCGTTAACATGTTGCCATTTGTAGCTCTGATGTCCAAACAAGTTTCGATTCTCCACACCATCCACCCCCtcatttttaaatatgttttctttttgacccacacataattttttattctttttcgtACACAAAACTcgcttttgtcttgtagtgttGTTGAGTAATCAAAGGCTATGTTTCgcaaatataattgaaaatgtagttgaaagctgaaaaattataaattagaaGTTGAAAATTGAAGGGTTGGCTAATTATACTTANCATTTATGACAATGGAATACTCAGATATATCCATGGTAACAGAACTATTCTCTCTCAAGTCTGGACATGATTGATTCCTAGAGTTCCATAGCTTTTCAGTTCCTGCTTTGCCCCCTTTATATCAACATCACCATGATATATTAAATGCTGGATATGAGTCAAGGTTTTGAAGTTTTGATGACTTAGGGATTGGGTGGTCATGTATCATAACTTGGTTGTTGACATGATTCTTTTTATAGCTGTGGTTCTTTGAATCAATTCTTTGGCTAAAAACTCTAAGGTCCCACTTACCCACCTACCATCAGATCATACCTTTAATCATTATTCATGACTCACCCTGGATCTGTGGCTCTAAACCACACACTTCATCAACTCTGATCTGAATTGATGACTAGGCATATTTACCATCCTACACTTATTTTATCCACACCACAAATTATTGAGTCAATCACAAATTCCTATCCTGTCATACCTTATCTTGTCTCATGCTGTCCCTTTGTCATTTTTCTCAGAGATGAGTCAAGCAATGTGTTTTCTCAAttatttacctcaagcttaacaGGATACTAAACTTAACTCTCTGAACTGTCACCCGAAAATCCCCTCCCAACACCTACTTGTGAATGTGCAACTTTATATACTTGTGAAATAGTCAATGCCAGCTTTTGGTAGCAGGATGCTAGATTCGACTTTTCAAGCCGTTGCCCAACATAATCATTCCAAGGAATGATCACCAATTCGGTAgcatgaaaatgaaaaacagaACATAATGAAACGCAGGATACGAAAGGTAAAAGAAAGCGCGTATTTACATGTCTTTtctttaaatatacataaatattaattgggCGAGTTTCCGTAAGTTTCACTTTTGAAACGTGAAAATACATGTTCATCCTTGAGAGTTTTTGTGCATCATAGATCGGTAATACTCTAGTGATCTTAAAACAACAGAAAATTTGACTTGGGTAATAAGGACTAGCATTCACAAACTACTTTATTGTTGCTCACTGTAAGCCTGTACATTGTTGGGGGGACATTAGCAAAGTTCAAAAGGTAAATTTCAATTCTTCACTTCCAGATCTTCCTCTTGTGAAAAGAATTAACACAAGGAATGAATACCCATTAATTAATCCAGGAGGGATCCCACACTGCTTTCTTCACTGCTGCACAAAAACATTTTGGACATTAGCAAATTTTAAATGCCATAAAAGTTAGCCAAAGTAATCTTGGCATGAATGGTAACTATACCAGATAGCCTGTGGCACTAAGCCAGGACAGTCGTCTTGCTCCACCAAGTCTCCAGCCAACATATCCTCCAACTCATAAACAATGTTGTTTTGGTGTTCAGCTGTTACTATGTTTTCATAAATCATATCCTCCTCCTCCATGAGCTTCTCCCACGCGAAGAAATTCTCACAATTCATCTCTGGATTAGATGCCTCAGAGAAAACGTTCGCCTGTTGCTCCTCAACCGAGCTGTTTGATTCGACAGCGTTGAAAAGCATCGGGACCCCTGATTCATCATCTACCCATGCCTGAGCCACGAGAGGTTTCACATCAACACTTTCATTAGCGGTGGTAAAAATCATGTCATCAGCAGTACTTCTGGCCTTCGCCAAAAGTTCATGGCTTTCTGAGGCAGCCAATCTTCTCTTCTTCGTTGCTTCACAGCCTCTCAGTGCAGCATTCTGCTTCATTTTCCCAATCAAACACTGAACAAAGAGGGGATTCTTTAACACTTTAGCCATGAAAACTACCATACGCTTTTGCCTAGTCTCAGCGCGCTCTAATTTTTCTTTGATGCTGGTCAAATAACTTTCTGTTGTCTCTTGTTGTTGCTTTAGCATCATCACTTCCGTCTTCAACGTGCTCTGATCAGTTCTAAGCTTGTGTAGCTCAACCTCTGCCCCATTCCTACAAGCTCCTACCCTATTTTCCGCCCCTCCTTGCTGCTGCATCGCGGGATGATTGTGTTGCCTCCTCCTCTTGATATACTTGAGCAAATGCTTCTTCCCTTTCTGAAACCCTTCATTTGCAAATTCCCATCTGCCTGAATCAACTTTCCTGAATTTCTAAACCCATAGCACAATAACAAAAATTCCAGTCATACACAGTCCACACAACTCAATTAGACATTCCTAAACTCCAAAACCTGAAAACTGGATAATATATTTGCCTTAATGCAAGCAATTCCAGTCAAGATCAGactgttgacttgataatcacaagactacaagttcaactcccgATGGGGCAGTCTATTGCCGATCATGTATGAACAAGCTAAGCTGGTTACATCATTGTGGTCTTTTACCGGCTAGGTCAGGAGCGGGGTTAAACCTTACTAAGTGCACACTCGGATACTGGTTGCGGGTTTATCTCTTCACTCAAAATTTGCCCTAAAGCAACTCAATTCAGCTTTATCTAGCTAGCTAGGATCAAATTCACCTAATTGTAATTGTTCTTGCCACATGACTACTACAAATTTACAATGAAGCATTGGAATaacaaaatacacaaagacTAAAAACATCATAAGTCACTAAAGAATCCAGATAAAGCTCAGATTTGTATATTATCACAAAACATCCATTGATGAATACTCACATAGGTATTGAGCTGGCGAACGAAGCTAGAGAAGTTGGCGTGCTTGAAGTGTTGGGGAAGAAGCTCGGTGGCGAACCTGTGTGGGTCCCAAACAACAAAGCTCTTCTTAGAAGCTCCCCAAGCGATAATGGCGTCCGTGTTAGGATCATCCACCATGGCAAATGTCTTGCTCAAAAATGGCGCCGGACCTCCCACCCCCTTCACCCCTTCCATTGATCTCAACCCTCCATTCCCACCATCATCACACTCATCCACAACAACCACTTCCGCCTCTACTTTCACAGTaaccccgccgccgccgccgccgtcgatTCCCGAGCTCTCCGCCACCATTTCGGGCGGCGCAAAACGACCCTCGCCGCGATTTTCGATTTCTTGAAATGGGTTCGAGCGATTCAGCTCAGAAGAGCCGCCATTGAAggagaaaattgaaaaagaagatTGGTTACGCTGTTGAGAAGGGGTTAGCTGGCGGTTTTGCTTAACCAACGACGTTGTCGTATGTATAATACGGTAGGGGCGTTGTGGATGACGCGCGGAGGAAGCGCGTGAGGGTGTGCGTTGTAGGAGTTGGTTGAAAGGTGGACAAAATAGGAAAAAGGGATTCCGTTAACATGTTGCCATTTGTAGCTCTGATGTCCAAACAAGTTTCGATTCTCCACACCATCCACCCCCtcatttttaaatatgttttctttt of Ipomoea triloba cultivar NCNSP0323 chromosome 3, ASM357664v1 contains these proteins:
- the LOC116014479 gene encoding uncharacterized protein LOC116014479: MSEPKSEPSSISVSEKGVKAPNVFVRVKEEFEAVLHSHGESHGKRTDLDEKPPMSEVKAPNVFGRAKEEIEALVQTIHTKKESGGSDSCEELRDSSSNSEKDAKGPSWIEKSKKEMEDLVNKMKSPRSHHHHRHHTETHGMSDDIDENTPMSQVKGPNVFARAKEEIEAIVEAIHPKKEGR
- the LOC116014476 gene encoding heat shock factor protein HSF30-like isoform X2, with the protein product MVAESSGIDGGGGGGVTVKVEAEVVVVDECDDGGNGGLRSMEGVKGVGGPAPFLSKTFAMVDDPNTDAIIAWGASKKSFVVWDPHRFATELLPQHFKHANFSSFVRQLNTYKFRKVDSGRWEFANEGFQKGKKHLLKYIKRRRQHNHPAMQQQGGAENRVGACRNGAEVELHKLRTDQSTLKTEVMMLKQQQETTESYLTSIKEKLERAETRQKRMVVFMAKVLKNPLFVQCLIGKMKQNAALRGCEATKKRRLAASESHELLAKARSTADDMIFTTANESVDVKPLVAQAWVDDESGVPMLFNAVESNSSVEEQQANVFSEASNPEMNCENFFAWEKLMEEEDMIYENIVTAEHQNNIVYELEDMLAGDLVEQDDCPGLVPQAICEESSVGSLLD
- the LOC116014476 gene encoding heat shock factor protein HSF30-like isoform X1; amino-acid sequence: MVAESSGIDGGGGGGVTVKVEAEVVVVDECDDGGNGGLRSMEGVKGVGGPAPFLSKTFAMVDDPNTDAIIAWGASKKSFVVWDPHRFATELLPQHFKHANFSSFVRQLNTYKFRKVDSGRWEFANEGFQKGKKHLLKYIKRRRQHNHPAMQQQGGAENRVGACRNGAEVELHKLRTDQSTLKTEVMMLKQQQETTESYLTSIKEKLERAETRQKRMVVFMAKVLKNPLFVQCLIGKMKQNAALRGCEATKKRRLAASESHELLAKARSTADDMIFTTANESVDVKPLVAQAWVDDESGVPMLFNAVESNSSVEEQQANVFSEASNPEMNCENFFAWEKLMEEEDMIYENIVTAEHQNNIVYELEDMLAGDLVEQDDCPGLVPQAICSEESSVGSLLD